Proteins encoded in a region of the Streptomyces sp. NBC_01298 genome:
- a CDS encoding (Fe-S)-binding protein, whose amino-acid sequence MRVALFLTCLNDTLYPDTGKAVVKLLTRLGVDVDFPMAQTCCGQAHYNTGYRHEAEPLALHFADVFTGYDAIVTPSGSCAAMVRELYPRMGERAEAEGRGGTLSAHLAPVVPATYELTEFLVDVLGVTDVGAYYPRTVTYHPTCHGLRSLGLGERPYQLLRAVKGLELVELPGADECCGFGGTFAVKNADVSAAMGADKIRNAESTGAQALCAADNSCLMHLGGTMSRLKVDMRPVHIAEILASTEERSAR is encoded by the coding sequence ATGCGCGTCGCCCTGTTCCTGACGTGTCTGAACGACACGTTGTACCCCGACACCGGCAAGGCGGTGGTGAAGCTCCTGACCCGGCTGGGCGTCGACGTCGACTTCCCCATGGCTCAGACCTGTTGTGGGCAAGCGCACTACAACACCGGCTATCGGCACGAGGCCGAACCGCTCGCCCTGCACTTCGCCGACGTGTTCACCGGCTACGACGCGATCGTCACACCGTCCGGGTCGTGCGCCGCGATGGTGCGCGAGCTGTACCCGCGGATGGGCGAACGGGCGGAGGCCGAGGGCCGCGGCGGGACCCTGTCCGCCCACCTGGCCCCCGTGGTGCCCGCGACGTACGAGCTGACGGAGTTCCTCGTGGACGTGCTGGGGGTGACGGACGTCGGCGCGTACTACCCCCGCACCGTCACCTACCACCCGACCTGCCACGGGCTGCGCAGCCTCGGCCTGGGAGAGCGTCCGTACCAGCTGCTGCGGGCCGTCAAGGGACTTGAGCTGGTCGAGCTGCCGGGTGCGGACGAGTGTTGCGGCTTCGGCGGCACCTTCGCGGTGAAGAACGCCGACGTCTCGGCCGCGATGGGTGCCGACAAGATCCGCAACGCCGAGTCGACGGGCGCGCAGGCGCTCTGCGCGGCGGACAACTCGTGTCTGATGCACCTCGGCGGGACCATGTCCCGGCTGAAGGTGGACATGCGACCGGTCCACATAGCGGAGATCCTCGCGAGCACGGAAGAGAGGTCCGCGCGGTGA
- a CDS encoding rhamnulokinase — protein sequence MSTEPQPFAAVDLGASSGRVMVGRVGPGTLELTEAHRFPNRPVRAGATLHWDILGLYAGVLDGLRAAGATTGGRLASVGIDSWAVDYGLIDDDGALLGNPVHYRDARTEGVPEKVWSKAPAERLYAQTGIQHAPFNTLYQLTAARSTAQLAAARRLLLIPDLVSYWLTGQEGTELTNASTTQLLDPRTGSWSYAVADAADMDLSLFPPLRHPGDPAGLLLPEVLDATGVAGPVPVTTVASHDTASAVVAVPAGRDERFAYICTGTWSLVGLELDSPVLTGASRRANFTNELGIDGTVRYLRNVMGLWLLQECMREREWEGAGLVPLLKAASEVPGLVSVVDAADPAFLAPGRMPQRIAEACRRSGQPVPRTPAETTRCILDSLALAHRKAVQDAQRLADREVDVIHIVGGGARNALLCQLTADACGLPVVAGPAEAAALGNVLVQARAQGLVGDRAAMRELLTRSQPLTRYEPAGDRAAWAAAAERITPP from the coding sequence ATGAGCACGGAGCCGCAGCCGTTCGCCGCGGTCGACCTCGGCGCGTCCAGCGGACGCGTCATGGTCGGCCGCGTCGGCCCCGGCACCCTGGAACTGACCGAGGCCCATCGCTTCCCCAACCGGCCGGTGCGCGCCGGTGCCACGCTGCACTGGGACATCCTCGGGCTGTACGCGGGCGTCCTCGACGGGCTGCGCGCGGCCGGAGCCACCACCGGTGGACGCCTCGCCTCGGTCGGGATCGACAGCTGGGCCGTGGACTACGGGCTGATCGACGACGACGGCGCCCTGCTCGGCAATCCCGTGCACTACCGGGACGCCCGCACCGAGGGAGTGCCTGAAAAGGTGTGGTCCAAGGCCCCGGCCGAGCGACTGTACGCGCAGACCGGCATTCAGCACGCGCCCTTCAACACGCTGTACCAACTGACGGCCGCCCGGAGCACCGCGCAGTTGGCCGCCGCTCGGCGGCTCCTGTTGATCCCGGACCTGGTCTCCTACTGGCTGACGGGCCAGGAGGGGACCGAGCTCACCAATGCCTCCACCACCCAGCTGCTCGACCCGCGCACGGGAAGCTGGTCGTACGCCGTCGCCGATGCCGCGGACATGGACCTCAGCCTGTTCCCGCCCCTGCGGCATCCCGGCGATCCCGCGGGCCTCCTGCTGCCCGAGGTCCTCGACGCCACGGGGGTGGCCGGTCCGGTGCCGGTCACGACGGTCGCTTCGCACGACACCGCGTCGGCCGTCGTCGCCGTACCCGCGGGGCGTGACGAGCGCTTCGCGTACATCTGCACCGGCACCTGGTCGTTGGTCGGCCTGGAGCTCGACTCGCCCGTCCTGACCGGAGCAAGCCGCCGCGCGAACTTCACCAACGAACTGGGGATCGACGGGACCGTGCGCTACCTGCGCAACGTCATGGGGCTGTGGCTCCTGCAGGAGTGCATGCGGGAACGGGAGTGGGAAGGCGCCGGTCTCGTTCCGCTGCTGAAGGCCGCCTCGGAGGTTCCGGGGCTCGTCTCCGTGGTGGACGCCGCCGACCCCGCCTTCCTTGCCCCCGGCCGGATGCCGCAGCGCATTGCCGAGGCCTGCCGAAGGTCGGGCCAGCCGGTGCCGCGCACACCCGCCGAGACGACGCGGTGCATCCTCGACTCCCTGGCACTCGCCCACCGTAAGGCCGTCCAGGACGCACAGCGCCTCGCCGACCGGGAGGTCGACGTCATTCACATCGTGGGCGGCGGAGCACGCAACGCCCTGCTGTGCCAGTTGACGGCCGACGCGTGCGGGCTGCCGGTGGTGGCCGGTCCGGCGGAGGCGGCAGCCCTCGGGAACGTGCTCGTACAGGCGCGCGCCCAGGGACTCGTCGGCGATCGCGCGGCCATGCGGGAGCTGTTGACGCGCTCCCAGCCCCTGACCCGCTACGAACCGGCCGGCGACCGGGCGGCCTGGGCCGCCGCAGCCGAGCGGATCACCCCTCCCTGA
- a CDS encoding lactate utilization protein B — protein sequence MSGTFLGMPAFPKAAREAVGDERLRANLRHATHTIRDKRARAVGELEDWEALREAGKQIKDHTLRHLDRYLVQLEEAVTAAGGIVHWACDAAEANRIVADLVKATGETEVVKVKSMATQEIGLNEALEAEGIRAYETDLAELIVQLADDRPSHILVPAIHRNRGEIRDIFHDTMKNWGRPAPEGLTDEPAELAEAARLHLREKFLRAKVAISGANFMVAESGTLVVVESEGNGRMCLTLPETLISVVGVEKVVPTWRDLEVFLQTLPRSSTAERMNPYTSTWTGTIDGDGPTAFHLVLLDNGRTDTLADEVGRQALRCIRCSACLNVCPVYERAGGHAYGSVYPGPIGAILSPQLRGTTSEIDASLPYASSLCGACYDVCPVAIDIPEVLVHLRERVAQGGPAVTRGEKVVLRPARGHAAERAAMRAARWVLGSPGVLRTGQRFAARTRRLHPRTLPGPGRAWSASRDLPSMPAEPFRDWWQRTNGGKGEAQ from the coding sequence GTGAGCGGAACCTTCCTAGGAATGCCGGCGTTCCCGAAAGCAGCCCGTGAGGCCGTCGGGGACGAGCGGCTGCGTGCCAACCTCCGGCACGCCACCCACACCATCCGCGACAAACGGGCCCGCGCCGTCGGCGAACTCGAGGACTGGGAAGCCCTGCGGGAGGCGGGGAAGCAGATCAAGGACCACACGCTCCGTCACCTCGACCGTTACCTCGTCCAGCTGGAGGAAGCCGTCACGGCCGCCGGTGGCATCGTCCACTGGGCCTGCGACGCCGCCGAGGCCAACCGGATCGTCGCGGACCTGGTGAAAGCCACCGGCGAGACCGAAGTCGTGAAGGTCAAGTCGATGGCCACCCAGGAGATCGGCCTCAACGAGGCCTTGGAGGCCGAGGGCATCCGGGCCTACGAGACCGACCTCGCCGAGCTCATCGTCCAGCTGGCCGACGACCGGCCCTCTCACATCCTCGTCCCCGCCATCCACCGCAACCGCGGCGAGATCCGCGACATCTTCCACGACACGATGAAGAACTGGGGCCGTCCGGCGCCGGAGGGCCTCACGGACGAGCCGGCCGAGCTCGCGGAGGCGGCCAGACTGCACCTGCGGGAGAAGTTCCTGCGCGCGAAGGTCGCGATCTCGGGGGCGAACTTCATGGTCGCCGAGTCCGGCACCCTCGTGGTCGTCGAGTCGGAGGGCAACGGCCGCATGTGCCTGACGCTGCCCGAGACCCTCATCTCCGTCGTCGGCGTCGAGAAGGTCGTTCCGACCTGGCGGGACCTGGAGGTCTTCCTCCAGACCCTGCCCCGCTCCTCGACCGCCGAACGCATGAACCCGTACACGAGCACGTGGACCGGCACCATCGACGGCGACGGGCCGACCGCCTTCCACCTGGTGCTGCTCGACAACGGCCGCACCGACACCCTCGCCGACGAGGTGGGCCGCCAGGCGCTGCGCTGCATCCGCTGCTCCGCCTGCCTCAACGTCTGCCCGGTGTACGAGAGGGCCGGCGGCCACGCCTACGGCTCCGTCTATCCCGGGCCGATCGGTGCGATCCTCAGCCCCCAACTGCGCGGCACCACCTCCGAGATCGATGCCTCGCTGCCCTATGCCTCCTCGCTGTGCGGCGCCTGCTACGACGTGTGCCCGGTCGCCATCGACATCCCCGAGGTCCTGGTCCACCTGCGGGAGCGCGTCGCCCAGGGAGGCCCGGCGGTCACCCGCGGCGAGAAGGTCGTCCTCAGGCCCGCCCGGGGGCACGCGGCGGAGCGGGCGGCGATGCGCGCGGCCCGCTGGGTGCTGGGCAGCCCGGGCGTCCTGCGCACCGGTCAGCGCTTCGCTGCCCGCACCCGGCGCCTCCATCCCCGTACGCTCCCGGGCCCGGGTCGGGCCTGGTCGGCGAGCCGGGATCTTCCCTCGATGCCGGCGGAGCCCTTCCGCGACTGGTGGCAGCGTACGAACGGTGGAAAGGGAGAGGCGCAGTGA